The Solicola gregarius DNA window GGCGCAAACGCGGGAAGTGCGATGGCGATGACGCTCCCGGGCTTCGCCCTCTTCGGCCTGTTGTCGGGGATCATCGCTCCCGGTGTCAAGGCCGCGGTCATCGGCCTCGTGTTCTACGGGATGATGCCGATCCTACGGAACGCGGTCGTCGGCCTGCGTGGCGTCGACCCGGCCTTGGTCGAGTCGGCGAAGGGGATGGGCATGTCCCGCACCGCGACGCTGCTGCGGCTCGAGATCCCGATGGCTTGGCCGGTGATCATGACCGGAGTCCGCGTATCCGCCCAGATGATGATGGGCGTCGCGGCGATCGCAGCGTACGTGTCGGGGCCCGGCCTCGGCGGCCAGATCTTCCAAGGGCTCTCGCAACTCGGCGGTGCCAACGCGACCGAAAGGGTTGTGGTCGCGACCGTCCTGATCATCGTCCTGGCGATCATCCTCGACCTTGTTCTCGGGTTCATCGCCCGGCTGACTACCTCAAGGGGCATTCGTGTCTGAGCAAACGGTGACCGAACCGACTCCGGAGCCGCGACCGCATGCGGACGCCGGTGGCGAGCGCATCCGACTGGAGGGTGTGACCAAGCGCTACCGCGGACAGCAAGAGGCCGCGGTCGACGACGTGACGATGGAGATCCCTGCCGGCGAGATCGTGATGCTGGTCGGCCCGTCGGGGTGCGGTAAGACGACGACGATGAAGATGATCAACCGCCTGATCGAGCCGACTGACGGCCGGATCCTGATCGGCGACGAGGACGTCACGCACAAGGATCCCGATGACTTGCGGCGGAGCATCGGGTACGTGATCCAGGGTGCCGGGCTGTTCCCCCACTACACCGTGGGCGACAACATCGGGCTCGTGCCGAAGATGCTGAAATGGGATGCGAAGCGCATCCGGGAGCGCGTTGACGAGATGCTCGACCTCGTCTCGCTCGACCCGGACATGTACCGCAACCGTTATCCGCGGGAGCTGTCCGGCGGCCAGCAGCAGCGCATCGGCGTCGCTCGTGCGCTGGCGGCCGATCCGCCGGTGATGCTGATGGACGAGCCGTTCGGCGCGGTCGACCCGATCACCCGGCAGCGGCTGCAGGACGAGCTGCTGAGCCTGCAAGACGAGCTCCGCAAGACGATCGTCTTCGTCACCCACGATTTCGACGAGGCGGTCAAGATGGGTGACCGTATCGCAATCCTCAACGTCGGCGCGGAGATCGTCCAGTACGACACCCCCGACCAGATCCTCACCAATCCGGCATCGGACTTCGTGGAGAGCTTCATCGGGCACGGGGCGGCGCTCAAGCAGCTCACCCTGACCCGCGTACGCGATGTGGAGCTGCACGACGCGGCGACGACACACGAGGGTGACGACCCGGCCGATGCGGCGCGCAAGGTACGCGAGATCGGGCGTGAGCACGTACTCGTGCTGGATGACCGCGACCGGCCGCAACGATGGCTGTCTCTTCGTGACCTCGAAGTGCCTGGTCGGCTCGACCGCGTCGCTCGCGACAGAGACCTCGACCTCGTATCCGGCCAGTCCACCCTCAACGACGCGCTGGACGTGATGCTGACCTCGAGCCACGGCGTCGTGGTCGTCACGGGTCCACGAAACCGATACGAGGGCGTCGTTCGGGTCGAGACGATCATGGGGGCGATGAGCTCGATCGAGACGACGAGCGCTGGACCGTCGGCCCGCGACACAGCGGAGGAATGATGGCCGCGACCGTCGAGCTCGATATGGAGGGCGCGCAGCGCCCTTCGATACCCGAGCCGGAGAAGTCCGGAAAGCTGCGCTGGGTCATCCAACCCGTGCTTGCCGTCGGGCTGATCATCGGTGTCCTGATCTACACCGAAGTCGGTGACCTGTCGAAGAACGAGCAGGCGTCGTTGGAGGTCGACGCGCTGCTCGACCAGACCGGCGAGCACCTGAAGGTCAGCCTGGTCGCGACGTTCCTGGTGTGCATCATCGCGATACCGTTCGGCATCGCCCTCACCCGAGGCGGGATGCGACGGTACTCGGATCCGATTCT harbors:
- a CDS encoding ABC transporter permease; its protein translation is MGSYWDFLSDNRSTLVFDSYQHMSYVVQSLVVGLIIGLVVAALCYRSVRWTGGANAGSAMAMTLPGFALFGLLSGIIAPGVKAAVIGLVFYGMMPILRNAVVGLRGVDPALVESAKGMGMSRTATLLRLEIPMAWPVIMTGVRVSAQMMMGVAAIAAYVSGPGLGGQIFQGLSQLGGANATERVVVATVLIIVLAIILDLVLGFIARLTTSRGIRV
- a CDS encoding betaine/proline/choline family ABC transporter ATP-binding protein (Members of the family are the ATP-binding subunit of ABC transporters for substrates such as betaine, L-proline or other amino acids, choline, carnitine, etc. The substrate specificity is best determined from the substrate-binding subunit, rather than this subunit, as it interacts with the permease subunit and not with substrate directly.), giving the protein MSEQTVTEPTPEPRPHADAGGERIRLEGVTKRYRGQQEAAVDDVTMEIPAGEIVMLVGPSGCGKTTTMKMINRLIEPTDGRILIGDEDVTHKDPDDLRRSIGYVIQGAGLFPHYTVGDNIGLVPKMLKWDAKRIRERVDEMLDLVSLDPDMYRNRYPRELSGGQQQRIGVARALAADPPVMLMDEPFGAVDPITRQRLQDELLSLQDELRKTIVFVTHDFDEAVKMGDRIAILNVGAEIVQYDTPDQILTNPASDFVESFIGHGAALKQLTLTRVRDVELHDAATTHEGDDPADAARKVREIGREHVLVLDDRDRPQRWLSLRDLEVPGRLDRVARDRDLDLVSGQSTLNDALDVMLTSSHGVVVVTGPRNRYEGVVRVETIMGAMSSIETTSAGPSARDTAEE